A genomic window from Glycine soja cultivar W05 chromosome 10, ASM419377v2, whole genome shotgun sequence includes:
- the LOC114370303 gene encoding uncharacterized protein LOC114370303: protein MGMMMRRYVLRVFVSGKHMTANVVEGNRERVVAGASTVEHALRGAFEWGKGCDARAAACVGEVLAMRLKTEAPELGVGGGGGVHFDAEREIEKKSVDNGDAVWAVVRALRNRGVKVFVAGDRNSGSP, encoded by the coding sequence ATGGGGATGATGATGAGGAGGTATGTTTTGAGGGTGTTTGTGTCGGGGAAGCACATGACGGCGAACGTGGTGGAGGGGAACCGCGAGAGGGTGGTGGCGGGTGCGTCGACTGTGGAACACGCGCTGAGGGGCGCGTTCGAGTGGGGGAAGGGGTGTGACGCGAGGGCGGCGGCGTGCGTCGGGGAGGTGTTGGCGATGCGGCTGAAGACGGAGGCGCCGGAGCTCGGAGTGGGAGGTGGAGGTGGGGTCCACTTTGACGCGGAGAGGGAGATCGAGAAGAAGAGTGTCGACAACGGAGATGCGGTCTGGGCCGTGGTTCGCGCTTTGAGGAACAGAGGCGTCAAGGTGTTCGTCGCCGGTGATCGCAATTCAGGTTCGCCTTGa
- the LOC114369684 gene encoding auxin-induced protein X15-like translates to MLRNFVGRIQKGLSLFVARRPDAFSYFSEDRTATAAQDDVREGYFSVLAVKGEETKRFIVGLDYLHDPAFLGLLDKAQEEYGFRQKGALALPCGPQELQKILDGPKA, encoded by the coding sequence ATGCTTAGGAATTTTGTTGGGAGGATACAAAAGGGTCTTTCACTGTTTGTAGCTAGAAGGCCAGATGCATTCAGCTACTTCAGTGAAGATCGCACCGCAACGGCGGCACAAGATGATGTCAGGGAAGGTTATTTTTCTGTTCTTGCAGTCAAGGGTGAGGAAACAAAAAGGTTTATTGTTGGTTTAGACTATTTGCATGATCCTGCATTCTTGGGACTTTTGGACAAAGCTCAAGAAGAGTATGGTTTCAGGCAAAAGGGAGCTCTTGCACTCCCTTGTGGCCCTCAAGAGTTACAGAAGATTCTAGATGGTCCCAAAGCATAG